A DNA window from Pseudodesulfovibrio thermohalotolerans contains the following coding sequences:
- a CDS encoding NADH-quinone oxidoreductase subunit B: MAAQDSVVQQDMLTTGGHHMDPPIVNMKLAQDIFDVCRSMSLWPMTFGLACCAIEMMATGMARFDMARFGAEVFRPSPRQSDVMIVAGTVTKKMAPSVVRLYEQMPGPKWVIAMGNCAISGGPFKIKDNYNVIQGVDTLIPVDVYVPGCPPRPEGLLEGFFELQRLITGKRWWPVAAKVEG, translated from the coding sequence ATGGCCGCGCAGGATTCAGTAGTGCAACAGGATATGCTGACGACCGGCGGTCATCATATGGACCCGCCCATCGTCAACATGAAACTGGCTCAGGACATCTTCGACGTCTGCCGCTCCATGTCGCTGTGGCCCATGACCTTCGGCCTGGCCTGCTGCGCCATCGAGATGATGGCCACCGGCATGGCCCGGTTCGACATGGCCCGGTTCGGGGCGGAGGTCTTCAGGCCCTCGCCGCGCCAGTCCGACGTGATGATCGTGGCCGGCACCGTGACCAAGAAGATGGCACCGTCCGTGGTTCGGCTCTATGAGCAGATGCCCGGTCCCAAGTGGGTCATCGCCATGGGCAACTGCGCCATCTCCGGCGGGCCCTTCAAGATCAAGGACAATTACAACGTGATCCAGGGCGTGGACACGCTCATTCCCGTGGATGTCTACGTGCCGGGCTGTCCGCCCAGGCCCGAAGGCCTTCTCGAAGGGTTTTTCGAGCTGCAGCGACTGATCACCGGCAAACGTTGGTGGCCTGTCGCCGCCAAGGTGGAGGGCTAG
- a CDS encoding NADH-quinone oxidoreductase subunit A has protein sequence MIFDWLHFAIVLFLLAGLLFAIGPLILAGLLAPKARGGDIGMPYECGMIPYGSSWARWGVSYYVYALIFLAFDVDVLYLFPVSAAYADAEGWVPFVKVFIFLFFLILSVIYFWAKGVFTWPRRIQ, from the coding sequence ATGATTTTCGACTGGCTGCATTTTGCAATCGTTTTGTTTTTGCTCGCTGGCCTGCTCTTTGCCATCGGGCCGTTGATCCTGGCAGGACTGCTCGCCCCCAAAGCGAGGGGAGGGGATATCGGTATGCCGTACGAGTGCGGCATGATTCCCTACGGCAGTTCGTGGGCCCGGTGGGGCGTATCGTATTATGTATACGCCCTGATCTTCCTGGCCTTCGACGTTGACGTCCTTTACCTCTTCCCGGTCTCGGCGGCGTATGCTGACGCCGAAGGCTGGGTTCCCTTCGTAAAGGTCTTCATCTTCCTGTTCTTCCTTATTCTTTCCGTCATTTACTTTTGGGCGAAAGGGGTGTTCACATGGCCGCGCAGGATTCAGTAG
- a CDS encoding GGDEF domain-containing response regulator — protein sequence MSDLEQKILTVDDSPTNLALLGHMLRDVDCRVVPAADGAEAVELARNDDFALILLDIQMPGMNGYETAARIKEHERSRHVPIIFITAIFQDDENVRQGYETGAVDYLLRPVDGDILLSKVKAFLEMHRRKVLLEREVEQRRKTEAALIVAEEKYRSIFERAIEGIFQSDSNGEFLEVNPAMLRILGYERMEEVIGRPGFRDLFMADEGERSVYRELLERKGAVSGFEFRLQRRDGKVVWCSESSRLVRTANGEFVEGVLEDVTERKKVELELKRLASRDSLTGVSNRHRFFDRLEHTLAVAKRYGTMAAVLFVDLDAFKSVNDTYGHQTGDDLLRKVAERLQGRTRESDTLARLGGDEFGILLSGVTDQEGVLSFTRSLLDVVRRPYEIDGRTLTIGATIGISFYPDDGKDTVTLISRADAAMYGAKKKRSTDYGTFAEYDSSK from the coding sequence ATGAGTGACCTGGAGCAGAAGATTCTCACCGTCGACGACTCGCCGACCAACCTGGCTCTGCTCGGGCATATGCTGCGCGACGTGGATTGCCGGGTGGTCCCGGCGGCCGACGGAGCGGAAGCCGTGGAGTTGGCCCGGAACGATGATTTCGCGCTGATCCTCCTCGACATCCAGATGCCCGGCATGAACGGGTACGAGACGGCGGCCAGAATCAAGGAGCACGAGCGCAGTCGCCATGTGCCCATCATCTTTATCACCGCCATCTTTCAGGACGACGAGAACGTGCGCCAGGGCTACGAGACCGGGGCCGTGGACTACCTTCTCCGGCCCGTGGACGGGGATATCCTTCTCAGCAAGGTCAAGGCGTTCCTGGAAATGCATCGCAGGAAGGTGCTGCTTGAGCGTGAGGTGGAGCAACGGCGCAAGACCGAAGCCGCGTTGATCGTGGCCGAGGAAAAGTACCGCTCCATCTTCGAGCGGGCCATCGAGGGGATTTTTCAGAGCGATTCGAACGGCGAGTTTCTGGAGGTCAATCCTGCAATGCTGCGTATCCTGGGGTACGAGCGCATGGAGGAGGTGATCGGTAGGCCCGGCTTCAGAGACCTCTTCATGGCGGACGAGGGCGAGCGGAGCGTCTATCGGGAGCTTCTTGAACGGAAAGGGGCCGTGAGCGGCTTCGAGTTCCGCCTGCAAAGGCGTGACGGGAAGGTCGTGTGGTGCTCGGAGTCTTCAAGGTTGGTCCGGACGGCCAACGGCGAGTTCGTCGAAGGTGTCCTGGAGGACGTTACCGAACGCAAGAAGGTCGAGCTTGAGCTCAAGCGGTTGGCGAGCCGCGACAGCCTGACCGGCGTATCCAACCGGCATCGCTTTTTCGACCGGCTGGAGCATACGTTGGCCGTGGCCAAGCGGTATGGAACCATGGCCGCCGTGCTTTTCGTCGACCTCGACGCCTTCAAGAGCGTCAACGACACCTATGGGCACCAGACCGGCGACGATCTTCTGCGTAAGGTCGCCGAGCGGTTGCAGGGGCGCACCCGGGAGTCCGACACCCTGGCGAGGTTGGGGGGAGACGAGTTCGGCATCCTTCTGTCCGGCGTAACGGACCAGGAGGGGGTTTTGAGTTTTACCCGCAGCCTCCTCGACGTGGTCCGGCGGCCTTACGAGATCGACGGCCGGACGCTGACCATCGGGGCGACCATTGGCATCAGTTTCTATCCGGACGACGGCAAGGATACCGTGACCCTCATCAGCCGCGCCGACGCGGCCATGTATGGGGCCAAGAAAAAGAGAAGTACGGATTACGGCACGTTCGCCGAATATGATTCATCAAAATAG
- a CDS encoding 2-phosphosulfolactate phosphatase translates to MIVNVVECLSGAQRAKGLVIIVDVFRSTTLGCFLVAGGAAEYIVTDSLDRARAMAAERGGKVIGELVDVPTSEFDYLNSPALIEKADIRGKTLLHVTNAGTRGLMVCTEADEILMGSFVNAKAVVDYVRAKQPEVVTLVAMGTGGTMRAQEDMMCAMYIKNEIEEYPNSFKTLKKFLRDVDTAAKFFDDDREDCPEEDFDLCMDLDRFDFVLKGEPIEGGVRLVKVPVPGGQSA, encoded by the coding sequence ATGATCGTGAATGTTGTTGAATGTTTGTCCGGCGCGCAGCGCGCCAAGGGGCTGGTCATAATCGTGGACGTCTTTCGTTCCACCACCCTGGGCTGCTTCCTGGTCGCCGGCGGGGCGGCCGAATACATTGTCACCGACAGCCTGGACAGGGCGCGGGCCATGGCCGCCGAGCGCGGCGGCAAGGTCATCGGCGAGCTGGTGGACGTTCCGACCAGCGAGTTCGACTACCTCAACTCTCCCGCGCTCATCGAGAAAGCGGACATTCGGGGCAAGACCCTGCTGCATGTGACCAACGCGGGCACCCGGGGGCTCATGGTCTGCACCGAGGCGGACGAGATTCTCATGGGCTCCTTTGTCAACGCCAAGGCCGTGGTGGACTACGTTCGCGCCAAGCAGCCCGAGGTCGTCACTCTGGTGGCCATGGGCACCGGCGGGACCATGCGCGCCCAAGAGGACATGATGTGCGCCATGTACATCAAGAACGAAATTGAGGAATATCCCAACAGCTTCAAGACGTTGAAGAAATTCCTCCGAGACGTGGATACTGCCGCGAAGTTCTTCGATGACGACAGAGAGGACTGCCCGGAAGAGGATTTCGATCTTTGCATGGACCTCGACCGCTTCGATTTCGTTCTCAAGGGAGAGCCGATCGAGGGCGGCGTGCGGCTTGTAAAGGTCCCCGTGCCTGGAGGGCAAAGCGCCTAG
- a CDS encoding UDP-glucuronic acid decarboxylase family protein, protein MMKNRVLVTGGSGFLGSHLCERLLDMGREVICVDNFFTGSKSNILHLLDNPYFEIVRHDVTFPLYVEVDEIYNLACPASPIHYQHDPVQTTKTSVHGAINMLGLAKRLKAKIFQASTSEVYGDPEVHPQAESYWGNVNPIGLRSCYDEGKRCAETLFFDYHRQHALRIKVCRIFNTYGPHMAMDDGRVVSNFVIQALKGKDITVYGDGEQTRSFCYVTDMVDGMIRFMENTADEFIGPMNLGNPNEFTIRELAEAVIDLTGSKSRIVHKALPSDDPMQRRPDITLARDTLGWKPTVDLRTGLSRTIKYFEDRLNSL, encoded by the coding sequence ATGATGAAAAATCGCGTACTCGTCACCGGCGGCTCGGGGTTTCTCGGCTCGCACCTGTGCGAACGGCTCCTGGACATGGGCCGCGAGGTTATCTGCGTGGACAATTTCTTTACGGGAAGCAAAAGCAATATCCTGCATCTGCTGGACAATCCCTATTTCGAGATTGTCCGGCACGACGTGACCTTCCCGCTGTACGTCGAGGTGGATGAAATCTACAATCTGGCCTGTCCGGCCTCGCCCATTCATTACCAGCACGACCCGGTGCAAACCACCAAAACCTCGGTCCACGGGGCCATAAACATGCTCGGACTGGCCAAGCGGCTCAAGGCCAAGATCTTCCAGGCCTCCACCTCCGAAGTCTACGGCGACCCCGAAGTCCATCCACAGGCCGAAAGCTACTGGGGAAACGTCAACCCCATCGGCCTGCGCTCCTGCTACGACGAAGGCAAACGGTGTGCGGAGACCCTGTTCTTCGACTACCACCGCCAGCACGCCCTGCGCATCAAGGTTTGCCGCATTTTCAACACCTATGGCCCGCACATGGCCATGGACGACGGACGGGTGGTCTCCAACTTCGTCATCCAGGCACTCAAGGGCAAGGATATCACGGTTTACGGCGACGGAGAGCAAACCCGCAGCTTCTGCTACGTCACCGACATGGTGGACGGCATGATCCGGTTCATGGAGAACACGGCCGACGAATTCATCGGCCCCATGAACCTGGGCAATCCCAACGAATTCACCATCCGCGAATTGGCGGAAGCGGTCATTGACCTGACCGGCTCCAAATCGAGGATCGTACACAAGGCTCTGCCCTCCGACGACCCCATGCAGCGCAGGCCGGACATAACCCTGGCCCGGGATACGCTGGGCTGGAAGCCGACCGTGGACCTGAGGACCGGGCTTTCCCGGACCATCAAATACTTCGAGGACAGGCTCAATTCCCTCTAA
- a CDS encoding glycosyltransferase family 4 protein produces MDKAVKQGRLAVTMPRLSRYGGAESFAWRLSEALTARGHEVDFICARCETEPPDEVNPVVLGRFGAFRLVKVLWFAFAADRACRRGGYDLVFGMGKTLNQDILRIGGGPISKFWELSRRAWPEGFARSFKMFRRRLSPGNWAVFVIDRLRMKRTPRIVCVSHLVRDWLIEAHPFLRREEIDVIYNRPDLARFSPVGEQERLRLRATAGIREDQVVVATAATNFALKGVRHLVGMLALLPENFVLHVAGGRNPGKYEREARELGVADRVRFLGKVDDMPAFYRAADVFILASFYDACSNAVLEALACGCRSVSSAMNGSAYFLPKRWVFPDPADERAMADVVARVAEEPKPGPFHWPEDLSSGLEPYVRMIEAKLAEK; encoded by the coding sequence ATGGATAAAGCTGTGAAACAAGGTCGGCTGGCGGTGACCATGCCCCGGCTGAGCCGGTACGGCGGGGCCGAGTCCTTTGCCTGGCGTTTGAGCGAGGCTTTGACCGCGCGTGGTCATGAGGTGGATTTCATTTGCGCCCGTTGCGAGACCGAGCCGCCGGACGAGGTGAATCCCGTGGTGCTGGGCAGGTTCGGGGCTTTCAGGCTGGTCAAGGTCCTGTGGTTCGCCTTTGCGGCGGACAGGGCGTGTCGGCGCGGCGGGTACGACCTGGTTTTCGGCATGGGCAAGACCCTGAACCAGGATATCCTGCGCATCGGCGGCGGTCCGATTTCCAAGTTCTGGGAACTCTCCAGGCGGGCGTGGCCCGAGGGATTCGCCCGCTCCTTCAAGATGTTTCGCCGGAGGCTCTCCCCCGGCAACTGGGCCGTCTTCGTCATCGACCGCCTTCGCATGAAGCGGACTCCGCGCATCGTCTGCGTTTCCCATTTGGTCCGCGACTGGTTGATCGAGGCCCATCCTTTTCTGCGCAGGGAAGAAATCGACGTGATCTACAACCGTCCTGACCTGGCGCGGTTTTCGCCCGTCGGCGAACAGGAGAGACTGCGGCTTCGGGCCACGGCGGGCATTCGCGAGGATCAGGTGGTCGTGGCCACGGCGGCGACCAATTTCGCCCTCAAGGGGGTGCGGCATCTCGTGGGGATGCTGGCCCTGTTGCCCGAGAATTTCGTCTTGCACGTGGCAGGCGGGCGCAACCCCGGCAAGTATGAGCGGGAGGCCCGGGAGCTCGGGGTGGCCGACAGGGTGCGGTTTTTGGGCAAGGTGGACGACATGCCCGCTTTTTACCGCGCGGCCGACGTGTTCATCCTGGCGTCCTTCTACGACGCCTGTTCGAACGCCGTACTCGAAGCCCTGGCTTGCGGCTGCCGGTCCGTGTCGAGCGCGATGAACGGCAGCGCGTACTTCCTTCCGAAACGATGGGTCTTTCCCGATCCGGCCGATGAGCGGGCCATGGCGGACGTGGTAGCCCGCGTGGCTGAAGAGCCGAAGCCCGGCCCCTTCCATTGGCCGGAGGACCTGTCCTCGGGCCTGGAACCCTACGTGAGGATGATAGAGGCGAAGCTCGCCGAAAAATAG
- a CDS encoding phosphatase PAP2 family protein — translation MFFATPAWDLQLFLLINQHWNSGLLDFIMPLFSSMAVLMVLLAAALIAAVIKGGKKQLILFIVLLAGMGVSDFTTKLAKDQIFRLRPLNVVAGTRFVEDGRWQARPDNFVRTKERGTSYPSAHCANTMTLAILALLLWPSLKGWPLLVSLLSGYSRIYLGKHFPTDVLAGWLWGVVIAGAVWLLWKELSRRYPALRPD, via the coding sequence ATGTTTTTCGCCACCCCCGCCTGGGACCTGCAACTTTTTCTGCTCATCAACCAGCACTGGAATTCCGGTCTGCTGGATTTCATAATGCCGCTCTTTTCGTCCATGGCAGTGCTCATGGTCCTTCTCGCCGCCGCCCTGATCGCGGCCGTAATCAAGGGCGGGAAAAAACAGCTTATACTCTTCATTGTCCTGCTGGCGGGCATGGGGGTCTCCGATTTCACCACCAAGCTGGCCAAAGACCAGATTTTCCGGCTCCGTCCACTCAACGTCGTGGCCGGAACCCGCTTCGTGGAAGACGGCAGATGGCAAGCGCGGCCGGACAATTTCGTCCGCACCAAGGAACGCGGCACGTCCTATCCGTCGGCCCACTGCGCCAACACCATGACCCTCGCCATCCTCGCCCTGCTCCTGTGGCCGAGCCTCAAGGGATGGCCGCTTCTCGTGTCGCTCCTGTCAGGCTATTCCCGCATCTATCTGGGCAAGCATTTTCCCACGGACGTCCTGGCCGGATGGCTATGGGGCGTGGTCATCGCCGGAGCGGTCTGGCTCCTATGGAAGGAACTTTCGCGCCGATACCCGGCTCTGCGCCCGGACTAA
- a CDS encoding TVP38/TMEM64 family protein, with translation MTSDKRESNLNYKSLAKGLIMLAALGGAVYISRAVGLGDMLSDTKWFNDHVLGSGPLSVVIFLAVGTAFTAVGLPRQLVGFLGGFAFGAIGGTLLSTLGAGLGCAAAALYARMGGRDLVERKLGPRVHKINRFLQHEPFNTALAIRLFPLGSNLITNLAAGVSSIPLMPFVLGSTLGYIPQNFIFALFGAGMNRESATGVALSVGMSIVLFVVSGWLGIRVYRRYRRQAGVPEDMED, from the coding sequence ATGACCTCGGATAAACGAGAATCCAACCTGAATTACAAATCCCTGGCCAAAGGGCTCATTATGCTCGCCGCTCTTGGCGGTGCCGTGTACATCTCCAGGGCCGTGGGTTTGGGCGACATGCTTTCCGACACCAAGTGGTTCAATGACCACGTGCTCGGGAGCGGTCCGCTGTCGGTTGTCATCTTTCTGGCCGTGGGCACTGCCTTTACGGCAGTTGGGCTTCCCCGCCAGCTTGTCGGTTTCCTTGGCGGATTCGCCTTCGGAGCCATTGGGGGCACGTTGCTGTCCACCCTGGGCGCGGGTCTGGGTTGCGCCGCGGCCGCCCTCTACGCCCGCATGGGCGGGCGGGATCTGGTGGAGCGGAAGCTCGGTCCGCGCGTACACAAGATCAACCGTTTTCTCCAGCATGAACCGTTCAACACGGCCCTGGCCATCCGGCTGTTTCCCCTGGGCTCCAATCTGATTACCAATTTGGCCGCCGGGGTCAGTTCCATCCCGCTCATGCCGTTCGTGCTCGGCTCGACGCTGGGCTATATCCCGCAGAATTTCATCTTCGCTCTTTTCGGCGCGGGCATGAACCGGGAATCCGCCACGGGCGTGGCTTTGTCCGTGGGCATGAGTATCGTGCTTTTTGTGGTTTCCGGGTGGCTGGGCATTCGCGTCTACCGGCGTTATCGTCGGCAGGCGGGCGTCCCGGAGGATATGGAGGATTAG
- a CDS encoding lipid A biosynthesis domain-containing protein encodes MSLPEYWWLLFLATVVQGLFFVRILVLRMRGKKVYSLSRPARAALAVSGLAGLAYGWFQRDPLFFLGQVCLLILYYRIQRERNDLG; translated from the coding sequence ATGAGCCTGCCCGAATACTGGTGGCTGCTGTTCCTGGCTACGGTCGTCCAGGGACTTTTTTTCGTACGAATCTTGGTTTTACGAATGCGCGGCAAAAAGGTATATTCCCTGTCGCGTCCGGCGCGGGCGGCCCTGGCGGTCTCCGGTTTGGCCGGTCTGGCTTATGGGTGGTTCCAGCGCGATCCGCTGTTCTTCCTGGGCCAGGTCTGTCTGCTGATTCTCTACTACCGCATACAGCGGGAGCGAAATGACCTCGGATAA
- a CDS encoding glycosyltransferase family 2 protein: MSNAEKFSVVLPVFNEQDNLQTLFAEIRAAAESTGRPWEAVFVDDCSTDRSLSIIRDLAERHPEVRYVAFAENRGQSAAFCAGFDAVESDIVVTMDADLQNDPADIPDMLAAFGRDCEMVIGWRAKRRDTFIKRISSRIANKIRDSIVDDGVHDTGCSLKVMRTDLLRRLPRFKNMHRYFPILMKMEGARIREVKVNHRERGAGVSKYGTLDRAMAGIYDLIGVKWLIKRHIGYTVKEKK; encoded by the coding sequence ATGAGCAACGCAGAAAAATTTTCCGTGGTTCTGCCCGTTTTCAACGAGCAGGACAACCTGCAGACCCTGTTCGCCGAGATCAGGGCTGCGGCCGAATCTACGGGCCGCCCCTGGGAGGCCGTGTTTGTGGACGACTGCAGCACGGACCGGAGCCTTTCCATTATCCGGGATCTGGCCGAGAGGCATCCCGAAGTGCGCTATGTCGCCTTTGCCGAGAACCGTGGTCAGTCCGCGGCCTTTTGCGCCGGGTTCGACGCGGTCGAGTCTGATATCGTGGTCACCATGGATGCGGATTTGCAAAATGATCCCGCCGACATCCCGGACATGCTTGCCGCATTCGGCCGTGACTGCGAGATGGTCATCGGCTGGCGCGCCAAGCGCAGGGACACCTTCATCAAGCGTATCTCGTCCAGGATCGCCAACAAGATTCGCGATTCCATCGTGGACGACGGTGTGCACGATACCGGCTGCTCCCTCAAGGTCATGCGCACGGACCTGCTGCGCAGACTCCCCCGGTTCAAGAACATGCACCGCTATTTCCCTATCCTGATGAAGATGGAAGGCGCGCGTATCCGTGAGGTCAAGGTCAACCACCGGGAGCGCGGGGCGGGCGTGTCCAAGTACGGCACCCTGGATCGGGCCATGGCCGGTATCTACGATCTCATCGGCGTCAAGTGGCTTATCAAGCGGCACATCGGCTATACCGTCAAAGAGAAAAAATAG
- a CDS encoding helix-turn-helix domain-containing protein, whose protein sequence is MESTKAFEEKLGRIFEATGVKKDTELAKVLGIKAPSVAGARKREQIPSGWIEKVASEFDVSADWLFFGVGQMRRDGGIPAVKEIWTNSLAAKYLIDNAHKLSVVIEIQFMNEVIDNGINHLLKFKNGAVQLVRSELSLDKEPRQHEIELIRKSFQEVNVQTISSRMTISELDGLARFSPWYGVVKTYEDIVSASSPSPKSDAPPDASPSSQLLAAMLDDERKLNKELSAENRQLLKENGDIRVEVTELRVRLDIAEMRARAAPDKMSDEDFQETA, encoded by the coding sequence GTGGAAAGTACGAAAGCGTTTGAAGAGAAGCTTGGTCGCATTTTTGAGGCGACGGGCGTTAAGAAAGATACTGAGCTGGCGAAGGTTCTTGGCATCAAGGCTCCGTCCGTTGCCGGAGCAAGAAAAAGAGAACAAATTCCATCCGGTTGGATAGAAAAGGTCGCAAGCGAATTCGATGTAAGTGCTGATTGGCTTTTTTTCGGAGTCGGCCAAATGAGACGGGATGGAGGAATCCCTGCTGTCAAAGAGATCTGGACGAACTCACTTGCAGCTAAGTACCTGATCGACAATGCCCACAAGCTTTCTGTGGTGATTGAGATTCAATTCATGAACGAAGTCATTGACAATGGGATCAATCACTTATTGAAATTCAAAAATGGAGCCGTGCAGCTTGTTCGTTCGGAGCTGAGTTTGGACAAAGAGCCTAGGCAGCATGAAATTGAATTGATTCGTAAGAGCTTTCAAGAAGTTAATGTTCAGACGATTAGCTCTCGGATGACTATCTCCGAGTTGGATGGTCTAGCTAGATTTAGCCCTTGGTATGGAGTGGTGAAGACATATGAGGATATCGTTTCTGCTTCTTCGCCTTCTCCAAAATCGGACGCCCCTCCAGATGCTTCTCCCAGCTCTCAACTGCTAGCAGCTATGTTGGACGATGAGAGAAAGTTAAATAAAGAACTCTCAGCCGAGAATAGGCAGCTATTGAAAGAAAACGGCGACATTAGAGTAGAAGTCACTGAATTAAGGGTGCGACTTGATATTGCGGAAATGAGAGCTCGTGCAGCACCAGATAAGATGTCCGACGAAGACTTCCAGGAAACCGCGTAA
- a CDS encoding DASS family sodium-coupled anion symporter has product MKTLLKFSPVIVAAVLAALPTPEGLSPQAWYFLAIFAGVVVGLIIEPVPAALVGLSGVALTAVLGLVGPTPAVNRSWALSGFSNGVIWLIFSAFMFALGYQKTGLGRRISLHLIRRLGRSTLGLGYAIAFSDAVLAPFMPSNTARSAGTIYPIASNIPPMFDSTPENQPRRMGAYLTWVGISSTCVTSSMFLTALAPNLLAVDMIQKSAGVAILWGDWAKVMIPAMLPLFILTPWLGYVIYPPTLKHSPEAPAWAAEELRKMGRISVKELMMLSYALLALIFWVFGKQLHVDSTVAAIFVLALMVLTGIISWEDVITNKGAWNVLTWFATLVAMAAGLKQTGVLAWVGEMISANLTGMAPATVVVLLVVLFFVLHYFFASTTAHTTALLPLFMATAAPLVPPEMLPKIALMLAGSLGLMGIITPYATGPSPIWYGAGYISQARWWALGGIFGLFYLLSMIAVTAIYL; this is encoded by the coding sequence ATGAAGACACTCTTGAAATTTTCCCCGGTAATCGTTGCCGCCGTTCTGGCCGCCCTGCCCACTCCGGAAGGACTGAGTCCGCAGGCGTGGTATTTTCTCGCCATCTTCGCGGGCGTCGTGGTCGGACTCATTATCGAGCCCGTCCCGGCCGCCCTGGTGGGCCTTTCGGGCGTCGCCCTGACAGCGGTTCTCGGACTCGTCGGCCCCACCCCCGCGGTCAACCGCAGTTGGGCCTTGTCCGGCTTCTCCAACGGCGTCATCTGGCTCATCTTTTCGGCCTTCATGTTCGCTCTCGGTTATCAGAAAACGGGGCTGGGCAGACGGATCAGTTTACACCTCATCCGCCGCCTCGGACGGTCCACCCTGGGCCTTGGCTACGCCATCGCCTTCTCGGACGCCGTCCTGGCTCCGTTCATGCCGTCCAATACGGCGCGCAGCGCGGGCACTATCTACCCCATCGCCAGCAACATCCCGCCCATGTTCGACTCGACCCCGGAAAACCAGCCGCGCAGAATGGGCGCATACCTAACCTGGGTCGGCATCAGCTCCACCTGCGTAACCAGCTCCATGTTCCTGACCGCTCTTGCTCCCAACCTGCTGGCCGTGGACATGATCCAGAAAAGCGCGGGGGTGGCCATTTTGTGGGGAGATTGGGCCAAGGTCATGATCCCGGCCATGCTGCCGCTGTTCATCCTTACCCCATGGCTGGGCTATGTGATCTATCCCCCGACATTGAAGCACTCTCCGGAAGCCCCGGCCTGGGCCGCCGAGGAACTGCGCAAGATGGGTCGCATCAGCGTCAAGGAACTGATGATGCTCAGCTACGCCCTTCTGGCCCTGATCTTCTGGGTATTCGGCAAGCAACTGCATGTGGATTCCACAGTGGCCGCCATATTCGTCTTAGCCCTCATGGTTCTCACCGGCATCATATCCTGGGAGGATGTCATCACCAACAAGGGCGCATGGAATGTCCTGACATGGTTCGCCACCCTGGTCGCCATGGCCGCCGGGCTCAAGCAGACCGGCGTGCTCGCCTGGGTGGGCGAAATGATCTCCGCCAACCTGACGGGCATGGCTCCCGCAACGGTGGTGGTCCTGCTCGTCGTTCTCTTCTTCGTACTCCACTACTTCTTCGCCAGCACCACGGCGCACACCACGGCTCTGCTCCCGCTGTTCATGGCCACGGCCGCTCCGCTGGTGCCACCCGAGATGCTGCCAAAGATAGCCCTCATGCTGGCCGGTTCCCTGGGCCTCATGGGCATCATAACCCCCTACGCTACCGGGCCGTCGCCCATCTGGTACGGTGCTGGCTACATCAGCCAGGCCCGCTGGTGGGCTTTGGGCGGCATATTCGGTCTTTTCTACCTGCTGTCGATGATCGCGGTGACGGCAATTTATCTCTAA